The Candidatus Hydrogenedentota bacterium genome window below encodes:
- a CDS encoding helix-turn-helix domain-containing protein, giving the protein MHSDQFRYPERLVQLRANLRQYRELLGMTQEEVAERLGMTIAGYGSFERGRTMVSGERRDLALALETELGEIVERRRLLLGPSSDKDAETPAKRPVTADTICPRCQSPVLGPQSGYSYCGHCGIRLGAECPNGHVVPLGALYCPTCGSQLQGGARDDSVLSAGQRAGRVE; this is encoded by the coding sequence ATGCACAGCGATCAGTTTAGGTACCCGGAACGCTTGGTGCAGTTGCGGGCAAATCTGCGTCAATACCGCGAACTGCTCGGCATGACCCAAGAAGAGGTTGCAGAACGGCTGGGCATGACCATTGCCGGTTACGGGTCATTCGAGCGCGGCCGCACGATGGTTTCCGGTGAACGGCGCGATCTGGCACTGGCTCTGGAGACGGAGTTGGGAGAGATCGTCGAACGCCGCAGGCTGCTGCTCGGTCCTTCATCGGATAAGGACGCCGAAACCCCTGCCAAGCGACCCGTCACAGCGGACACTATCTGCCCCCGGTGCCAGTCGCCCGTGCTCGGCCCTCAGTCGGGCTACTCGTACTGCGGACACTGCGGGATCCGGCTCGGGGCGGAATGTCCCAACGGGCACGTGGTCCCGCTGGGCGCCCTCTATTGCCCAACGTGTGGCAGCCAGCTGCAGGGTGGTGCACGTGATGATTCGGTCCTTTCCGCTGGACAGCGGGCGGGGCGGGTGGAATAG
- a CDS encoding DUF1559 domain-containing protein, producing the protein MKRHGFTLIELLVVIAIIGILAAILLPALARAREAARRASCANNLKQMGIVFKMYANESKGEKYPQMHCYQGELCDVFVVGSLEWPVDTAFQGNQLYPEYLTDVNVLVCPSDTTQNIDGWYVGDDPDSGSVAPCEIGAQSYNYWGWGVSDTLVFEDPSVGPTLDVVTTADLNLDEDGLLDFFTFVTTAPKVEATDAAKFDQDFGKIYRLREGIERFFVTDINNPAGSALAQSELYIMWDDVSPVHPDMMNHVPGGCNVLYMDGHVEFLRYGSQSPLSKGMVQVLSGHIS; encoded by the coding sequence ATGAAAAGACATGGCTTTACGTTAATCGAATTGCTTGTTGTTATCGCAATTATCGGCATCTTGGCAGCGATCCTGCTGCCCGCGCTTGCCCGTGCCCGCGAGGCTGCGCGGAGGGCCAGTTGCGCCAACAACCTCAAGCAGATGGGCATCGTCTTCAAGATGTACGCCAACGAATCCAAAGGCGAGAAATATCCCCAAATGCACTGCTACCAGGGCGAGCTATGCGACGTTTTTGTCGTGGGTTCCTTGGAGTGGCCGGTCGACACCGCTTTCCAGGGCAACCAGCTCTATCCCGAGTATCTGACCGACGTCAACGTGCTGGTCTGCCCCTCGGATACCACGCAGAATATCGACGGGTGGTATGTCGGCGACGATCCTGACAGCGGCTCCGTGGCTCCCTGCGAAATCGGGGCGCAATCTTACAACTATTGGGGCTGGGGCGTCAGCGACACGCTTGTTTTCGAGGATCCGTCTGTCGGCCCGACGCTCGATGTGGTGACGACCGCCGACCTGAACCTTGACGAAGATGGCCTCCTGGACTTCTTCACGTTCGTCACGACGGCGCCAAAGGTCGAAGCAACCGATGCCGCGAAATTCGACCAGGATTTCGGGAAGATTTACCGGCTTCGCGAGGGCATCGAGCGGTTCTTCGTTACCGACATCAATAATCCCGCGGGCAGCGCTCTGGCCCAAAGCGAACTGTATATCATGTGGGATGATGTGTCGCCCGTGCATCCGGACATGATGAATCACGTGCCCGGCGGCTGCAACGTGCTCTACATGGATGGGCACGTGGAGTTCCTGCGCTACGGCAGCCAGAGCCCGCTCTCGAAGGGTATGGTGCAGGTACTGAGCGGCCACATCAGCTGA
- a CDS encoding sialidase family protein: MRNCVPARSIACSLLALFVMVPAVSAQPADNRASTGLEGPDYHRDALAQTAGRPSLPDFPYAPGYRPGITHYLRGNGIFWSIISERTHPDKRDSEGDIVQCADGSLLLAWSDFHTREWHDDAPCRISMRRSADGGRTWSPLEVLQETIGKNVMSPSLLRTAHGTVLLTFYCKDGPDGSLHYVRRSEDGGKMFGPLIEANAGRLQRIANNDRLLELRDPLGAGDRGRIILACRDYPGRLGVMVYSDDDGLTWHAGGNVPAMPEWGSQNFNEPGIVELDDGRLWMYGRTTMGFHAQAWSHDRGRTWSRPEPMALKGPCSPLTGERIPNTPYTEKMGWAGNILFTFPNHDFERRPRQYRYTARTPLDAAISSDGARTWTRVRTIEEDPAKHYGYTSITFVEDGGAGMRVLLTTHVQPIPGAEHRPHDLKFLSIPLDWFYEETGEPSRGIDFADEERRQEW; encoded by the coding sequence ATGCGCAACTGCGTGCCGGCACGATCGATCGCCTGTTCTCTTCTTGCACTTTTCGTGATGGTTCCGGCGGTCTCCGCCCAACCCGCTGACAACCGGGCGAGCACCGGTCTCGAAGGGCCGGACTACCACCGGGACGCATTGGCGCAAACGGCCGGGCGGCCGTCGCTTCCGGATTTCCCCTATGCGCCGGGGTACCGGCCGGGCATTACGCACTATCTGCGCGGCAACGGCATCTTCTGGTCCATCATTTCCGAGCGGACCCACCCGGACAAGCGCGATTCCGAAGGCGATATTGTGCAATGCGCGGACGGCTCGCTGCTGCTCGCCTGGAGCGATTTCCATACCCGGGAGTGGCATGACGACGCCCCGTGCCGCATTTCCATGCGGCGCTCGGCCGACGGCGGGAGAACGTGGAGTCCGCTCGAGGTGCTCCAAGAGACCATCGGGAAGAACGTCATGTCGCCCAGCCTGCTGCGGACGGCCCATGGGACGGTCCTGTTGACGTTCTACTGCAAAGACGGCCCGGACGGGTCGCTGCACTACGTGCGGCGGTCCGAGGACGGGGGAAAAATGTTCGGTCCGCTTATCGAGGCGAACGCGGGCCGTCTGCAGCGGATCGCGAACAATGATCGTCTTCTCGAACTCCGCGACCCCTTGGGTGCGGGCGATCGCGGGCGGATCATCCTGGCGTGCCGCGATTACCCGGGCCGTCTTGGGGTCATGGTCTATTCAGATGACGACGGCTTGACGTGGCATGCGGGCGGCAACGTGCCCGCGATGCCCGAATGGGGCTCGCAGAACTTCAACGAGCCGGGCATCGTCGAACTCGATGACGGGCGGCTCTGGATGTATGGCCGCACCACCATGGGTTTCCACGCGCAGGCATGGTCACATGACCGCGGCCGCACGTGGTCCCGGCCAGAGCCCATGGCGCTCAAAGGGCCCTGCTCGCCCCTGACCGGCGAGCGCATTCCCAACACGCCGTATACCGAGAAGATGGGGTGGGCGGGGAACATTCTGTTTACGTTTCCCAACCACGACTTCGAGCGGCGCCCAAGGCAGTACCGTTACACGGCGCGGACGCCCCTCGACGCGGCAATCTCGAGCGACGGCGCACGCACGTGGACCCGCGTGCGCACCATCGAGGAAGATCCCGCCAAGCATTACGGCTATACCAGCATCACGTTTGTCGAGGACGGCGGCGCGGGCATGCGGGTCCTGTTGACCACACACGTCCAACCCATCCCTGGGGCCGAGCACCGTCCTCACGACCTCAAGTTTCTGTCTATCCCTCTCGACTGGTTCTACGAAGAGACCGGCGAGCCGTCACGGGGCATCGACTTCGCCGACGAGGAACGCCGCCAGGAATGGTGA
- a CDS encoding Gfo/Idh/MocA family oxidoreductase has translation MTKATENKTFGRRGFMKAAAAGTLILGARSALGAAANETLEIGLIGCGGRGPWIGNLFQKNSATKVVAVHDPFKDRVEEAGKRLDVPGNRQYTGLDGYHELIASGVDAVAIISPPYFHPEQTVAALEAGKHVYLAKPIAVDVPGCTAIVDAANKHGDTLCTWVDFQTRQHPFYIEAIKRLHDGLIGEPVVGQAYYYARRLNIKMEPGTEEARLRNWVFDIALSGDIIVEQNVHMLDVANWMLKTHPLKAHGTGGRKARVDVGDCWDHFVVTYWYPNDVIIDFSSGQFVHAFEDLCTRLHCTTGSLDTHYGGDVVLEGKSEAYRPGSTAAIYEEGAVANIKAFHAAITGGKPINNAEESARSTLTGVLGRMAAYQGKTVTWDEMMQANEKLEANLKL, from the coding sequence ATGACAAAGGCGACAGAGAACAAGACGTTTGGAAGACGGGGATTCATGAAGGCGGCCGCCGCGGGCACGCTGATTCTCGGGGCGCGTTCGGCACTCGGCGCAGCCGCGAACGAAACCCTCGAGATCGGCCTCATCGGCTGCGGCGGGCGCGGTCCCTGGATCGGGAACCTGTTCCAGAAGAACTCCGCAACCAAGGTCGTGGCGGTCCATGATCCCTTCAAGGACCGCGTTGAGGAAGCGGGAAAACGGCTTGACGTCCCCGGGAACCGCCAGTACACGGGCCTGGACGGGTACCATGAGCTCATCGCGAGCGGGGTGGATGCCGTGGCCATCATCAGCCCGCCCTATTTCCACCCCGAGCAGACCGTGGCCGCGCTCGAAGCGGGGAAGCACGTCTATCTTGCGAAACCTATTGCAGTGGACGTGCCGGGCTGCACCGCCATCGTCGACGCCGCCAACAAACACGGAGACACCCTCTGTACGTGGGTCGATTTCCAGACCCGTCAACACCCGTTCTACATCGAGGCGATCAAGCGGCTTCACGACGGGCTCATCGGCGAACCCGTCGTGGGCCAGGCCTACTACTACGCGCGGCGGCTCAACATCAAGATGGAACCCGGCACCGAAGAGGCCCGGCTTCGCAATTGGGTCTTCGACATCGCGCTTTCGGGCGACATCATCGTCGAACAGAACGTTCATATGCTCGACGTGGCCAACTGGATGCTCAAGACGCACCCCCTGAAGGCGCATGGCACGGGCGGCCGCAAGGCGCGGGTCGACGTCGGCGATTGCTGGGACCATTTCGTGGTGACGTACTGGTACCCCAACGACGTCATCATCGACTTCAGTTCGGGCCAGTTTGTTCATGCTTTCGAAGATCTTTGCACGCGGCTGCACTGCACTACGGGGTCTCTTGACACCCATTACGGCGGCGACGTGGTCCTCGAGGGCAAATCGGAGGCGTACCGTCCGGGGTCGACGGCCGCGATCTACGAGGAAGGCGCCGTAGCGAACATCAAGGCGTTTCACGCGGCCATCACGGGCGGCAAGCCGATCAACAATGCTGAGGAAAGCGCCCGCAGCACGCTCACGGGCGTTCTGGGCCGGATGGCCGCCTACCAAGGCAAAACCGTCACCTGGGACGAGATGATGCAGGCCAACGAGAAGCTCGAGGCCAACCTGAAACTGTAG
- a CDS encoding GxxExxY protein has translation MADCAVALHRETGPGLLETVYEAVLARDLEARGPRVARQVPIPIELRGRHFSRVRCVSM, from the coding sequence ATTGCGGATTGCGCGGTGGCGCTTCATCGAGAGACGGGTCCCGGGCTGTTGGAAACAGTGTACGAAGCGGTTCTTGCACGCGATTTGGAGGCCCGGGGTCCGCGCGTGGCACGGCAGGTTCCCATCCCCATCGAGCTTCGCGGGCGCCATTTCTCCCGTGTCCGTTGTGTCTCTATGTGA
- a CDS encoding glycosyltransferase family 39 protein yields the protein MPASDISSNEDARGLLRHWAVLVLIMVLAAVLRCYRLGEESLWNDETASILYMDAGSLRQFIVQERLDDPAMAPLYFTLEYFCWHATGGSILACRFMSIGFGLGAIVMLFLMARRLFGPFAALAAAGCAAVAIQQVYYSQEIRMYAPYLFFAMAAMYALHRILEGGRPVWWFVHALANAAMVWTHVYGIWLVLVQGLFFLAFRRKDFRSLLCWGAIHGPIVVSIALWVVTMDQARIERNLAWIPGPRSETASQYLSESALSLPGTRPAQDLSLRLDETLRLPLASKVLISTGWVALPVCAGIATLRARRELLRAKRKEEARRKMRDFMLAFVWLAAPALILLFLTLVWRPTFLPRYVFPSTLALYMLLGAGLAAVPGRRLRTVCAIAFIALYAYDTLSFGMPRRPDMRRAMDVVTRQPFEENGQLLVHPPGYTGPAKFYSQLPDAALVRMPEWREIPEKVDALAREGRPVWIVIGALQGVPPDVGPLLEEGGHAFDYHYFPGMFPVRLYHVPVHMH from the coding sequence GTGCCGGCAAGCGACATTTCCTCGAACGAAGACGCGCGTGGCCTGTTGCGTCATTGGGCTGTTCTTGTTCTGATTATGGTTCTGGCGGCCGTTTTGAGGTGCTACCGTCTGGGCGAGGAGTCACTCTGGAATGATGAGACCGCCAGCATCTTGTACATGGATGCGGGGTCGTTGCGGCAGTTCATCGTTCAGGAACGCCTTGATGATCCCGCCATGGCGCCCCTGTACTTCACCCTCGAATATTTCTGCTGGCACGCCACGGGCGGGTCGATTCTCGCGTGCAGGTTCATGTCGATTGGTTTCGGGCTTGGCGCGATCGTGATGCTGTTTTTGATGGCGCGGCGGTTGTTCGGGCCGTTCGCGGCGCTGGCCGCGGCGGGGTGCGCGGCAGTAGCCATCCAGCAGGTATATTACTCGCAGGAAATCCGCATGTACGCGCCCTACCTGTTTTTCGCCATGGCCGCCATGTATGCCTTGCACCGGATTCTTGAGGGCGGCCGCCCCGTCTGGTGGTTCGTACACGCCCTGGCCAATGCCGCCATGGTGTGGACCCACGTCTATGGAATCTGGCTGGTTCTTGTCCAAGGCCTGTTCTTCCTTGCGTTCCGGCGCAAAGACTTTCGCTCACTGCTTTGTTGGGGCGCGATTCATGGGCCGATTGTCGTTTCCATTGCCCTCTGGGTCGTCACGATGGATCAGGCGCGAATCGAGCGCAATCTCGCTTGGATACCAGGGCCTCGTTCCGAGACGGCTTCCCAATACCTCAGCGAGAGCGCCCTTTCCCTCCCGGGTACGCGTCCCGCGCAGGATCTCTCGCTGCGGCTGGACGAGACCTTGCGGTTGCCGTTGGCGTCAAAAGTGCTCATCAGCACAGGGTGGGTTGCCCTGCCCGTTTGCGCGGGAATCGCCACGCTCCGCGCGCGCCGCGAACTTCTTCGGGCGAAGCGGAAAGAGGAGGCGCGCCGGAAGATGCGCGATTTCATGTTGGCCTTCGTCTGGCTCGCCGCGCCGGCCCTTATCCTGCTGTTTCTGACGCTGGTGTGGCGTCCGACGTTCCTGCCTCGCTACGTTTTTCCTTCGACGCTGGCCTTGTACATGCTGCTCGGCGCGGGGCTGGCCGCCGTTCCGGGCCGGCGGCTTCGTACCGTCTGCGCCATCGCATTCATCGCTTTGTATGCCTACGACACGCTGTCTTTCGGCATGCCGCGCCGCCCCGATATGCGCCGCGCCATGGACGTCGTAACGCGGCAACCTTTCGAGGAAAACGGGCAGTTGCTGGTTCATCCGCCCGGCTACACGGGTCCGGCGAAATTCTACAGTCAGTTGCCGGACGCGGCTCTCGTGCGCATGCCCGAATGGCGCGAGATTCCCGAGAAGGTGGACGCACTGGCCCGCGAAGGCCGGCCGGTTTGGATTGTCATTGGCGCGCTTCAAGGGGTCCCGCCCGATGTTGGGCCGCTTCTCGAGGAAGGCGGGCATGCGTTTGACTACCACTATTTCCCCGGGATGTTTCCCGTGCGTCTCTACCACGTACCCGTTCACATGCATTGA
- a CDS encoding enterotoxin — MNRGHTMRLFVLVWACIAAFSGIAAGLDYPGGAPGQAVATLSGNAFTLKNGVLSAEWTVEGGHLRLGTFGASESPREQAAGNGEAFVFLLAGGRVLKASEFTVSAPPEAEKIGARPDGRRLADRSGGMRVRIPLALPDGTLAAEWSAELRDGSNYVIQRVTLAAGKNDVPLETVRLVDLDVPGAHVLGVTQGAPVVAGNLFFALEHPMSESVVSGTRVTCGLRRGPALAAGKRLTLSSVMGVTPPGQLRRGYLYYVERERAHPYRPFLHYNSWYDISWGDRKFDEAQSLAAIDVFCRELVTARGVKMDSFVFDDGWDNNETLWQFHEGFPNGFAPLREKAAGCGAALGVWLSPFGGYGEAREQRLRYGAEQGFEINRNGFSLAGPRYYERFHAICARMMRDYGVNFFKFDGMGPGNNKTGGEEFLEDIEALMRLAGELREIDPELYVSATTGTWSTPYFLWHADSTWRSGNDMDFSGKGSKRQQWINYRDTHTYRNVVRQGPLYPLNSLMTQGIVHARQGYSALMGEDPKDFADEVWSFFGSGTSLQELYIAPQMLTASMWDILAAGANWSRSNADVLADTHWVGGDPGEHQVYGWASWIPRKGVLVLRNPDDKPSSIMLDIGAVFELPPDAPPAYRLVSPGPAAGKTPAVEVAAGAPHEFSLEAFQTIVYDAEPVR, encoded by the coding sequence ATGAATCGTGGGCATACGATGAGACTGTTCGTGTTGGTGTGGGCATGCATCGCCGCATTCAGCGGCATAGCCGCCGGATTGGATTACCCGGGCGGCGCGCCGGGGCAAGCTGTGGCAACCCTTTCCGGCAACGCGTTCACCCTGAAAAACGGCGTGCTCTCGGCCGAGTGGACCGTGGAAGGAGGCCATCTGCGCCTGGGCACGTTTGGTGCGTCCGAGTCTCCTCGCGAACAGGCCGCGGGCAATGGCGAGGCCTTTGTGTTTCTCCTGGCGGGAGGCCGTGTTCTGAAAGCCTCGGAGTTCACCGTTTCAGCCCCGCCTGAGGCCGAGAAAATCGGGGCGCGTCCCGATGGCCGGCGACTCGCCGACCGGTCCGGCGGGATGCGGGTCAGAATCCCGCTGGCGTTGCCTGACGGGACGCTGGCCGCGGAATGGTCCGCTGAGTTGCGGGACGGCTCGAACTATGTGATTCAGCGAGTGACGTTGGCGGCGGGGAAGAATGACGTGCCCTTGGAGACCGTTCGCCTGGTCGACCTGGACGTCCCGGGCGCGCACGTGTTGGGGGTCACCCAGGGTGCGCCGGTGGTGGCCGGCAACCTTTTCTTCGCGCTCGAGCATCCGATGTCGGAGAGCGTTGTCAGCGGGACGCGCGTGACATGCGGGTTGCGGCGGGGTCCGGCTCTGGCGGCGGGCAAGCGGCTCACGCTGTCGTCGGTCATGGGGGTCACGCCGCCGGGCCAACTGCGCCGTGGTTATTTGTACTATGTCGAACGCGAACGCGCTCATCCCTACCGCCCGTTTCTGCACTACAACTCCTGGTACGACATTTCGTGGGGCGACCGGAAGTTTGACGAAGCCCAGTCCCTCGCGGCGATCGATGTGTTCTGCCGGGAACTCGTCACTGCGCGGGGCGTAAAGATGGACAGTTTCGTGTTCGACGACGGCTGGGACAACAACGAGACCCTGTGGCAGTTTCACGAGGGTTTCCCGAATGGTTTCGCGCCGCTGCGTGAGAAAGCCGCGGGCTGCGGGGCCGCTTTGGGGGTTTGGCTGTCGCCGTTTGGAGGGTATGGCGAGGCGCGCGAGCAACGGCTGCGATACGGCGCCGAACAGGGGTTCGAGATCAACCGCAACGGATTCTCGCTCGCCGGGCCGCGGTATTACGAGCGGTTTCATGCGATTTGCGCCAGGATGATGCGCGACTATGGCGTGAACTTCTTCAAGTTCGACGGGATGGGGCCCGGCAACAACAAGACCGGGGGCGAGGAGTTCCTCGAAGATATCGAGGCGCTGATGCGGCTGGCCGGCGAATTGCGCGAAATAGACCCCGAGCTTTACGTTAGCGCGACGACCGGCACGTGGTCCACGCCCTATTTCCTCTGGCACGCGGACAGCACGTGGCGCAGTGGGAACGATATGGATTTCAGCGGTAAGGGTTCGAAACGCCAGCAGTGGATCAACTACCGCGATACCCATACGTACCGGAATGTCGTGAGACAGGGTCCGTTGTATCCGCTGAATTCGCTCATGACCCAGGGCATTGTCCACGCGCGGCAGGGATATTCCGCGCTCATGGGGGAAGACCCGAAAGACTTTGCCGATGAAGTGTGGTCGTTTTTCGGAAGCGGGACCAGCCTGCAGGAGCTGTACATCGCGCCGCAGATGCTGACCGCCTCCATGTGGGACATCCTCGCGGCGGGCGCGAACTGGTCGCGGTCCAATGCCGACGTGTTGGCCGATACCCACTGGGTCGGAGGCGATCCGGGCGAGCATCAGGTCTATGGATGGGCGTCGTGGATCCCGCGGAAGGGTGTCTTGGTGTTGCGCAATCCCGACGACAAGCCGTCGAGCATCATGCTCGATATAGGGGCGGTATTCGAACTGCCGCCGGACGCCCCGCCCGCGTACCGCCTTGTTTCGCCCGGTCCGGCCGCGGGCAAGACGCCGGCTGTCGAGGTTGCGGCAGGGGCGCCGCACGAGTTCTCGCTCGAAGCATTTCAAACCATCGTGTACGACGCCGAACCCGTCCGCTGA
- a CDS encoding sulfatase, protein MVSRRDFLRYAGGGALAALAAAQSWRPHAAEGAERPNIIWIFSDDHAQNAVSAYGSRLASAAPTPNIDRIAREGIIFRNSFVTNSICGPCRAVVLTGKHSHINGFRDNSDRFDGTQQTFPKLLQQAGYQTAIFGKWHLVSDPTGFDAWEVLPGQGDYYNPDFLAPEGPTKHEGYVTDIITDLSLKWLEKDRDPAKPFMLMLQNKAPHREWLPGPKHLTTYDDVTFPEPDNLFDDYSGRGTAAKKQDMTIAKTMRLGPDLKVWETVDDNDPGKKRTFGRMTEEQRKNWEAAYGPGNKAFLEAKLEGGALVRWKYQRYMKDYMRCIASVDDNVGRVLDYLETSGLDKNTVVFYSSDQSFYLGEHGWFDKRFIYEESLRTPLVARWPGVIKPGSETDLMVQNLDCAETFLDIAGAEIPNDMQGMSLEPLLRGERPGNWRESIYYHYYEGEGKVHNVYKHYGVRTPRYKLAYFYTLGEWEFYDLEKDPHEMRSEYNNPEYAEEVAGLKAELARLRAVYRVPEDPPAKG, encoded by the coding sequence ATGGTTTCCAGACGCGACTTTCTCAGATACGCCGGAGGAGGCGCTTTGGCGGCTCTGGCCGCGGCACAGTCCTGGCGGCCGCACGCAGCCGAAGGGGCGGAACGGCCCAACATCATTTGGATCTTCAGCGACGATCACGCCCAGAACGCGGTGAGCGCCTACGGGAGCCGCCTGGCCTCGGCAGCGCCCACTCCGAACATCGACCGCATCGCCCGAGAAGGCATAATTTTCCGCAACAGCTTTGTCACGAACTCCATTTGCGGACCCTGCCGGGCGGTCGTCCTGACGGGCAAGCACAGCCATATCAACGGATTCCGAGACAACAGCGACCGTTTCGACGGCACTCAGCAGACGTTCCCGAAACTGCTCCAGCAGGCGGGTTACCAGACGGCGATCTTCGGGAAATGGCATCTGGTCTCGGACCCCACCGGGTTTGACGCCTGGGAGGTCCTGCCCGGCCAGGGCGATTACTACAACCCTGATTTTCTCGCTCCGGAGGGGCCCACGAAACATGAGGGGTACGTGACCGACATCATCACCGACTTGTCGCTGAAATGGCTGGAAAAGGACCGGGATCCCGCCAAGCCATTCATGCTCATGCTCCAGAACAAGGCTCCGCACCGGGAATGGCTGCCGGGGCCGAAACACCTGACCACCTATGACGACGTCACCTTTCCGGAACCCGACAACCTCTTCGACGATTACTCGGGCCGCGGCACGGCGGCCAAAAAACAGGACATGACCATCGCCAAAACCATGCGGCTGGGACCAGACCTCAAGGTCTGGGAGACCGTCGATGACAACGATCCGGGCAAGAAACGCACGTTCGGGCGCATGACGGAAGAGCAACGCAAGAACTGGGAAGCCGCGTACGGCCCCGGGAACAAAGCATTCCTGGAAGCCAAGCTCGAGGGCGGCGCGCTGGTGCGGTGGAAGTATCAGCGGTACATGAAAGATTACATGCGCTGCATCGCGTCGGTCGATGACAACGTCGGCCGCGTGCTCGACTATCTTGAGACGAGCGGGCTCGACAAGAACACGGTGGTCTTCTACTCGTCAGACCAGAGTTTTTACCTGGGCGAGCACGGCTGGTTCGACAAACGGTTCATCTACGAGGAGTCGTTGCGCACGCCGCTCGTGGCCCGCTGGCCCGGCGTCATCAAACCCGGCTCCGAGACGGACCTCATGGTCCAGAACCTGGATTGCGCCGAGACGTTCCTCGACATCGCGGGCGCAGAGATTCCCAACGACATGCAAGGCATGAGTCTCGAGCCTCTGCTGCGCGGGGAACGCCCCGGCAACTGGCGTGAGTCCATCTACTACCATTATTACGAGGGCGAGGGGAAGGTCCACAACGTCTACAAGCATTACGGGGTGCGCACCCCGCGCTACAAGCTCGCCTACTTCTATACGCTCGGCGAATGGGAGTTCTATGACCTCGAGAAAGACCCCCACGAGATGCGCAGCGAATACAACAATCCCGAGTACGCCGAAGAGGTCGCCGGGCTCAAGGCCGAACTCGCCCGCTTGCGCGCGGTATACCGCGTGCCCGAAGACCCTCCCGCGAAGGGGTAG
- a CDS encoding glutamate synthase-related protein, with the protein MKTTKRWVCTICGYVHEGPEPPESCPECGASSDLFEEEGAEDGAASSPGKAVSGEYLAKWARESDAFETKFARIKSLASGAPSEISPMRTQQPFPSWEAVLFRGAQLHRLPLNEHENVNTKTVIGRTAARPLTIAMPFYVSHMSFGALSREAKIALARGSRLAGTLICSGEGGLLPVERAEAALYVYELGTAPFSHRDDAIRQADAVEIKIGQAAKPGLGGHLPKEKVTEEIARVRGISVGEDSISPGRFTGIDKKGDLKKVAARVRGVLDGKPLGVKLTASHIEEDLAEALEAEPDFITIDCRGGATGAAPTYIKDNVCLPPVFALYRARKYLDQTGSRVTLCVTGGFRDSADIAKALAMGADAVALATASLIAIGCQQYRVCHTGRCPVGITTQDPELRKRLDVEVSAQRLANFYNATREEVANFARINGRADVHDLDMSDLVAISNEISQNTGIEHA; encoded by the coding sequence ATGAAAACAACGAAGCGCTGGGTGTGCACCATCTGCGGGTATGTCCATGAAGGGCCGGAACCGCCGGAGTCCTGCCCGGAGTGTGGGGCCAGCTCCGACCTGTTCGAAGAGGAAGGCGCCGAAGACGGCGCCGCTTCTTCGCCAGGGAAAGCGGTCTCAGGAGAATACCTCGCGAAATGGGCACGCGAGAGCGACGCGTTCGAGACCAAGTTTGCCCGCATCAAGTCGCTGGCGTCGGGCGCCCCGAGCGAGATTTCGCCCATGCGCACCCAGCAGCCGTTCCCGTCGTGGGAGGCCGTTCTGTTTCGCGGCGCGCAGTTGCACCGGCTGCCTCTCAACGAACATGAAAATGTAAACACCAAGACGGTCATCGGCCGCACCGCCGCGAGGCCGCTTACCATCGCGATGCCGTTCTACGTCTCGCACATGTCTTTCGGGGCCCTTTCCCGGGAAGCGAAGATCGCTCTGGCGCGCGGTTCGCGCTTGGCGGGTACCCTTATCTGCTCGGGCGAAGGCGGTCTCCTGCCGGTCGAACGCGCCGAAGCGGCCCTGTACGTCTACGAGCTGGGCACGGCGCCGTTTTCGCACCGTGACGACGCCATTCGCCAGGCCGACGCGGTCGAGATCAAGATCGGCCAGGCCGCGAAACCCGGACTGGGCGGGCATCTGCCCAAAGAGAAGGTAACGGAAGAGATTGCGCGGGTCCGCGGAATTTCCGTGGGGGAGGACTCGATTTCGCCGGGCCGTTTTACCGGCATCGACAAGAAAGGCGACCTGAAGAAGGTGGCAGCGCGCGTGCGCGGCGTGCTCGACGGAAAACCCCTGGGCGTCAAGCTGACCGCCAGCCATATCGAAGAAGATCTGGCCGAGGCGCTCGAGGCTGAACCCGATTTCATCACCATCGACTGCCGCGGCGGCGCCACGGGCGCGGCGCCTACCTACATCAAGGACAACGTCTGCCTGCCCCCGGTGTTCGCTCTGTACCGCGCACGGAAGTACCTGGACCAAACCGGCAGCCGCGTCACCCTCTGTGTTACCGGGGGATTCCGCGACAGCGCCGACATTGCGAAAGCCCTGGCCATGGGGGCCGACGCCGTCGCCCTCGCCACCGCATCGCTCATTGCCATCGGGTGCCAACAGTACCGCGTGTGCCACACCGGCCGTTGCCCGGTCGGCATCACCACGCAGGACCCCGAATTGCGGAAACGGCTTGACGTCGAGGTGTCGGCGCAACGGCTCGCGAACTTCTACAACGCCACGCGCGAAGAGGTGGCCAACTTCGCCCGGATCAACGGCCGCGCCGACGTGCACGACCTCGACATGTCCGATCTCGTGGCGATCAGCAACGAGATATCGCAGAACACCGGCATCGAACACGCATAG